A segment of the Terriglobales bacterium genome:
CTCCACGCGGCCGGCGGTATCGATGAGCTTCTGCTTGCCGGTGAAGAAAGGATGGCAGTTGGAGCAAATCTCCACGTTGATGTTGCCCTTGTGGGTGGAGCGCGTGGTGAAGGTGTTGCCGCAGGCGCAGTGCACCCGCACTTCGTTGTAGGCAGGATGGATACTGGCTTTCATGTCCGGAAAAACTCCTCGCAGCAAAGCTCTTATTTTACAGGACGGCCGTGAGACCGGCAACCGGGCCGGGGAAGCCCCAAGATCGGCCCCGCTCAGCCCAT
Coding sequences within it:
- the rpmE gene encoding 50S ribosomal protein L31, translated to MKASIHPAYNEVRVHCACGNTFTTRSTHKGNINVEICSNCHPFFTGKQKLIDTAGRVERFRRKYAKGKETKN